The Bactrocera dorsalis isolate Fly_Bdor chromosome 2, ASM2337382v1, whole genome shotgun sequence region GACATACATTCACGTGGAATTCATCTTGACTCGTCTTCTTAACCATTTACTGTTACTCACCAATTTTCTTAACCCGTACTTTTGGgtcacaaaaaataaacatttcgtTCTTATAACGTATAGCGCTGACTTAGAGGAAAGTATTCGTTGAGAAATTTTCgtagaaatacaataaaattgacAATAACTATTTATTTCTAACTACTCTTAATATGCTTCTTTCATTGCAACACATTTTACTACTATTTACTTCAGGAGAAGACTCCTTTGCAACGATTTGAGCGTTTGAcatttaattagaaatttcaagtttaaaatataaatgtttgtttataaaaaatttatgtaaataataaaacgcTGAAGTAAAATATCCGCGTTGCGGAAAGGCGCAATGGCCGCTGAGGAGGTAAACTCAATTTCCAGCTTTGCTACAGGAACATCTCCTATGATGTACCATAGCTCGACAAGCTTTACCATTCAGCACAGCGTAAATATGCATAATATGACAGCAGGCCTTAAGGTGCACAAGAGGCCGAAGCAAAtaattttacctaaaaaaatgTACACCGAACGAGAGAAGCTACGTCAAATGGAGATTTCGGAACCACTGCCCTGCTCAGCGCTCCAAGACCTCCGCCTTCAACAAACAAGGCAAGTCAAAACGAACCGCAATTGGGAAAAGCCAAAATCACCGAAACGGAATACCAACAAAGCGGGATTGCGACCAAATCAACTGACGTTGGGCAGTACACAAGAAGCCCCTCTAGCGGTAAAAGTCTTCGAAGAATGTGTGTTGCCAGAGCTTAAGGCAAACTTACCGCAATCAAAGTCGACTATTGACGGTGTACTTAGCTTTGAGTTGCAACCAAGCGTGGACGGCGCTCAGCGCTCTTACGCCAGTATTTACGAAATACCACCCGCGGCTCAGACTTGGCGGCGCAGCGATTGTTTCAAGGGCCGCAGCAAAGAAGGGTTGTTGAACGAAATCATGAAGGAGATTAATATGCGAAGCGCATCGGCCACTTATATCCTTACAACGCCAGACAACTGCAAACCCATGAAGTAAGAGACGCCGCCGATGGATAATGGAGGCGTCCGGGGTAAAAGCGCATGAGTAATGTAACTGCGAAATGCAAGTACATACTTTCAGCAAAATATGCACACAAAATGAACAGACGTATTTACCGTTGCATTGCATACTTACGAATAAAACGAGAAATACCAAACACCTATTTGTGCatgagtatttatttatttctggtCACTCGATACTTCTTTATCTACATAAAACTACGCATGACCTTTAATATGGACATTTTAATATCTGTACTCGTATGGGTGCCAGACATACCGACACATTCATTTTCATTGGAATTTCATCAAAGACATACGAATATGACGAGTGCTGTAGGCGAATTATGGTAAACTTGATCATATACAATGGTCTGTCAGTCAGTCGTTGCTTTTCATCATGACATTTGTGGCATGCAATAAAGGCAAAAAAAGACGAATGACCAAGTTACTCAAGTGTTCGTGGAAAATTGCATTGACAGATGTGGCATAGGGAATTCTACAAATATTTGAAGGTGTACGTCCAATAATTGAAAAAGGCAAAAGTTCACGCACATGTTTGCATTTATGGTAAGCACCATGGAGATTACAAAACCAGTTGTGAAAATACTAGTTTCCAGCTAAAATTTGTTCATTAAAGTCAAATTAGTCACAAAGCATAATGCTAATAAGAATTAGTTAGGAAGTTGATATGAAAAGTTTAGATGACACTGGacctacacaaaaaaaatacaaggtgcattccaaagtaaacaggacttaaaaaaaaatcaaaaatggttttttcggccaaatcaatttattttattcaaaatagtctccttctgcttcaaattcacggtccaaaagcatgtcgaacgagtgttttagctcgttggtcggtatggccgccagtatgccggtacaAGCCTTTTAAATGGCCACtgcgtctgcataacgctttcctttttcCGGAAAGGAAGAAGTTatacggtgccatatcaggtgaatacggggagtggttaatggttaaaatgtgatttttggtcaaatagtcgtccttcgaatgttggattctgagcaatttttggtcgtcagtcaatttttgtggaacaaaccgtacacacacctttcgtaagtccaaatgttcggtcaaaatgtgataaatcgatgttttggagatgttcaattccatttccatgtatttaaatgatgatttcggctgagtTGTGATGAATTCactcacagtttcgatggaatttccggtgatcacaggTTTTGaatggcccacatgttgatcgtcatttatgtcctcacgaccactttgaaaacgttgaagccACTCGTGCACTTTGCTACGGGAtagacaatcatcgccataaatttgtttcattaattgaaacgtttcggtaaaagttcaaccaattttcaaagaaaatgtaATGTTGACtatttgttcgaagctcattttcgctactgacacttaaaacgcaataacatcacttccaatcaatgaaatgtcatgaaattttcactggacaatcgataaaaatagcagattctaacgaaCCGGTGGACATATAGAGCGCTAGactcaaaaagtcctgtttactttggaaaccaCCTTGTATTGAAATTAAGAATCTAAAACCAGTAAGAGTATTTCTTTCGAATTGAAAGCTAACGTTTAAACTAgtctcaatttaatttttcaaatattttttctttttctcatgaTGCTGtatagtataataattttgtttacctATTGATTGTTTGTATTACCTAAAAGTCATCGAGATAAGAAGTATTTACTTCAATGATCTGGATGACAAAACGAGTAAAATTTCCGGTGAGAGTCCGTCCGTCTGCTTATCCAAGCtgtaaatttagtaaaaattgagGCATCGTATTCCTTGGTCGGGAGGACGGTGTTATAGATGGGTGTAATCGGACCTTTGTAAAGTGGGTTTTATGaatatatctcaaaaacctcTAAGGCTATGTCTGTCAAACTTACTGATGATGATACCTGCCAACACCTCCTTAATCGgtatgaaaatggatgaaattggatagtaccCACGCCCACTATCCatataatgtttttgttgaaaactactaaatgCGCGATAACTCACTAAGTAAATaaggatgggatagatactaAGAGTTGAAGAGAAAGCAAGACGCATTTGAGTACGAAAAActagagaggccgaaatgcgtgagtacgaagagcttgacaagctggccaacaggggtgaagctcgaaaattctacgaaaagatgcagcgactaacagaagggtttaagaccggagcatactcttgtagaatccaTAGAGGacatctagtgactgatgctcagagcatactgaaattatagagggaacacttctccagcctgaaAGTGAAAGTATAACACCAGGAGTTGGTGAACCCGGTTCTCCAATCAATGACGAGggggcagacgttccattacccgaccatgaaaaagttcaaaTAACAATTAGccgtctgaagaacaagaaATCGGCGGGGACAGAAGGATTGCCGGCCGAAAAGGAGCATGTATTAGCTTCTTTGTGAAAGGTGGAATATCTTTATTTTCAGTAttgattggcatttcataatggaaagacttacgcctaaacaacgtttacaaatcgttcaccttgattacgaaaattcacgttttctaaagaatgtgtttcgcgcgcttcgctaaAACAacggtcaacataatcggcccaTTGAGTGTACTCTTCGTAACACTAtcagcaactcggactaacatatggaacgacttggtgcattatacgtcgagattttaaattgaaagcgtacaaacttttgttcagcgatgaggtccatttctggctcaatgggtatgtaaacaaactaaattgccgcatttgagacaGAGAGcaactgaagagattcaagagctgccatttcatccagaaaaacaacggtttggtgtagtttttaataatcgccaaattttttcaaaaacgatGTCGGTGAGAACGGAACCGTCAATGCCGGTCGTTACCGGCCAACAATTGAAAgagattatcttcaaaaaataaatgcaaaaggatgttctttcgaatgatagtaaacattccccattaaattagaattttctcagtatttcctttaaaatatttgggagCCTTAAAATGGAtaacactgttgttgttgttgcggcagaattctgctgagtagacagtccttggccggataaaaatccgggtccgttccggctACCTAGACCGAATGGATCTCCCTATATTTAGCAGTGCTTTTGTGTAATTATGGCGACGGGCTGCTTATCATTGTTGTTTCTATGTGTTTTAAGTGCTCGCATGCGTTGTTGCCGTTAAATTTGTTCAACCATTACTGTAAATAActtaatataaatacttatttgcGAAACCTGTTGAACCTTGacttcttgatttttttttttactttcgctGGCACTTCAAGCACCAGTATACACACATTAGTATAAATCTCAAAATTAACGGAGTTGCTTTCCAGATCTTCCTTACAGCCTTTTGACACGAACTGCGAttacatgcaaacacacacaaagctTTTATAATGCGCTGATTCCAAAGTTTGTTAGAGCTTTAGCTAGAGTTTTTATATTCTGAAaatggtatattaagtttgccacgaagtttctTACACACAAAACGAAACGTCGAAGATTCCTTAAAGTATCAGATCTTGTTTtgacaatgtaatctccgaagaaaatgttcagattggcttactatagcatatagctgccatacacactgatcgatcaaaattaaattcttgaAAGAAAAActtgcacctgtgaagggtattatagcttcggcagccaaagttaacttttttcctTGCTCAATATAAATATGTCTATCAGATTGCCCACAAGCTTTTGCTGGGAAATTATGGCTATTAGCTCTGTATCTAGCTCCTATTTGCACCACTTATAAAGTTGTTTTTGTCTCTGTTGTTATAGTTATTGTGGCTGAATGTCGGGTGTTGCCACTGTTGTTCAACTTCTGGAGCAATTTATATTCATTTACACATGACACATTGAGGTCATTTATTCTATGCCGTTGTGGTCTACTACtgttcatgttgttgttgcttctcaACACATTCCCATACACATTCATTTTCACTTGTAGCTCTCCTACCTGAAGGCACACACATTTATGAATATATGCTGTTGTTTCAAAATGAATATGTGCATCTGTTAGGCAAACTCTATgtaagatatgtatgtgtgcgtaatAATACTG contains the following coding sequences:
- the LOC109579498 gene encoding uncharacterized protein LOC109579498 → MAAEEVNSISSFATGTSPMMYHSSTSFTIQHSVNMHNMTAGLKVHKRPKQIILPKKMYTEREKLRQMEISEPLPCSALQDLRLQQTRQVKTNRNWEKPKSPKRNTNKAGLRPNQLTLGSTQEAPLAVKVFEECVLPELKANLPQSKSTIDGVLSFELQPSVDGAQRSYASIYEIPPAAQTWRRSDCFKGRSKEGLLNEIMKEINMRSASATYILTTPDNCKPMK